A DNA window from Loxodonta africana isolate mLoxAfr1 chromosome 7, mLoxAfr1.hap2, whole genome shotgun sequence contains the following coding sequences:
- the LOC135231929 gene encoding olfactory receptor 8K3-like, which yields MDKDNLTVLNEFILMGITDRPELQAPLFGLFLIIYVISVVGNLGIIILTKIDFKLQTPMYFFLRHLAITDLGYSTAVGPKMLVNFVVGENTISFYFCATQLAFFIVFITSELFILSAMSYDRYVAICNPLLYTVIMSQRTCWVLVVIPYLYSMIVSLLITIKIFDLSFCGYNVISHFYCDIPPLFSLLCSNTHEIELILLVLVAFDLISSLLIVVVSYLLVLVAIIRMNSAEGRYKAFSTCGSHLTVLVVFYGTLFFMYIQPKSSHSFDTDTVTSIFYTLVIPMLNPLIYSLRNKDVKDAILKTWEKISNVFSKV from the coding sequence ATGGACAAAGACAATCTAACTGTGCTGAATGAATTCATCCTGATGGGAATCACAGACCGCCCTGAGCTGCAGGCTCCATTGTTCGGGCTGTTTCTCATCATCTACGTGATCTCAGTAGTGGGCAACTtgggcatcatcatcctcaccaagatAGACTTCAAACTGCAAacacccatgtatttttttctcagacACCTTGCTATCACTGATCTTGGTTATTCAACAGCTGTGGGACCAAAAATGTTGGTAAATTTTGTTGTGGGTGAGAACACAATCTCCTTTTATTTTTGTGCTACACAGCTGGCTTTCTTTATTGTGTTCATAACTAGTGAACTTTTTATTCTGTCAGCAATGTcatatgaccgctatgtggccatctgtaaccctctgctctacacagtcaTCATGTCCCAAAGGACATGTTGGGTGCTGGTGGTAATCCCCTATCTCTACAGCATGATTGTTTCTCTTCTCATCACCATAAAGATATTTGATTTATCCTTCTGTGGTTATAACGTCATCAGTCATTTCTACTGTGACATTCcccccttgttctctttgctCTGCTCAAACACACATGAAATTGAATTAATCCTTCTGGTCTTAGTAGCTTTTGATTTGATTTCATCTCTCCTAATAGTTGTTGTTTCTTACCTGCTGGTTCTTGTAGCCATTATCAGAATGAACTCAGCTGAGGGCAGGtacaaggccttctccacctgtggctCCCACCTGACAGTGCTggtagtgttctatgggactttaTTCTTTATGTACATTCAGCCCAAGTCCAGTCACTCTTTTGACACTGATACAGTGACTTCCATATTTTATACTCTGGTTATtcccatgttgaatcccttgatttatagcttgaggaacaaagatgtaaaagatgcCATACTTAAGACATGGGAAAAAATAAGCAATGTATTTTCTAAAGTTTGA